From one Solanum lycopersicum chromosome 12, SLM_r2.1 genomic stretch:
- the CD4B gene encoding ATP-dependent Clp protease ATP-binding subunit ClpA homolog CD4B, chloroplastic, whose protein sequence is MARALVQSTSIPSSVAGERTTKFNGSGKTKRAVTMLCNAQSSSLTLRDFTGLRGCNAIDTLVRSGQTLQSKVAAATYVRRPRGCRFVPKAMFERFTEKAIKVIMLAQEEARRLGHNFVGTEQILLGLIGEGTGIAAKVLKSMGINLKDARVEVEKIIGRGSGFVAVEIPFTPRAKRVLELSLEEARQLGHNYIGSEHLLLGLLREGEGVAARVLENLGADPSNIRTQVIRMVGESNEAVGASVGGGTSGQKMPTLEEYGTNLTKLAEEGKLDPVVGRQPQIERVTQILGRRTKNNPCLIGEPGVGKTAIAEGLAQRIANGDVPETIEGKKVITLDMGLLVAGTKYRGEFEERLKKLMEEIKQSDEIILFIDEVHTLIGAGAAEGAIDAANILKPALARGELQCIGATTLDEYRKHIEKDPALERRFQPVKVPEPTVDETIQILKGLRERYEIHHKLRYTDEALVAAAQLSYQYISDRFLPDKAIDLIDEAGSRVRLRHAQLPEEAKELEKELRQITKEKNEAVRGQDFEKAGELRDREMDLKAQITALIDKNKEVSKAESEAADTGPLVTEADIQHIVSSWTGIPVEKVSTDESDRLLKMEETLHTRIIGQDEAVKAISRAIRRARVGLKNPNRPIASFIFSGPTGVGKSELAKALAAYYFGSEEAMIRLDMSEFMERHTVSKLIGSPPGYVGYTEGGQLTEAVRRRPYTVVLFDEIEKAHPDVFNMMLQILEDGRLTDSKGRTVDFKNTLLIMTSNVGSSVIEKGGRRIGFDLDLDEKDSSYNRIKSLVTEELKQYFRPEFLNRLDEMIVFRQLTKLEVKEIADIMLKEVFERLKVKEIELQVTERFRDRVVDEGYNPSYGARPLRRAIMRLLEDSMAEKMLANEIKEGDSVIVDVDSDGNVTVLNGSSGTPSDPAPEPIPV, encoded by the exons ATGGCTAGAGCTCTAGTTCAGTCAACAAGCATCCCATCGTCAGTTGCTGGTGAAAGGACAACCAAATTCAATGGATCTGGGAAAACAAAAAGAGCTGTTACAATGCTATGCAATGCACAATCATCTTCACTTACACTGAGGGATTTTACAGGATTGCGAGGATGCAATGCAATAGATACACTAGTTAGATCTGGCCAAACTCTCCAATCCAAAGTAGCTGCTGCAACTTATGTCAGACGGCCACGAGGTTGCCGATTTGTACCAAAAGCAATGTTTGAGCGCTTCACAGAGAAGGCGATAAAAGTCATTATGCTTGCACAAGAAGAGGCCAGACGACTTGGTCACAATTTTGTTGGCACTGAGCAGATCTTGTTGGGTCTAATTGGTGAGGGAACTGGTATTGCTGCCAAGGTTCTTAAATCGATGGGGATCAATTTGAAAGATGCTCgtgtggaagtggaaaagatAATTGGAAGGGGTAGTGGGTTTGTTGCTGTTGAGATCCCTTTTACCCCTCGTGCCAAGCGTGTTCTGGAACTCTCTCTGGAGGAAGCCCGCCAGCTAG GGCATAACTATATTGGTTCGGAGCACTTGCTACTTGGATTGCTACGTGAAGGTGAAGGTGTGGCTGCCCGTGTTCTTGAAAACTTGGGTGCTGACCCCAGCAACATCCGCACTCAG GTGATCCGGATGGTTGGTGAGAGTAATGAGGCTGTTGGTGCTAGCGTTGGAGGTGGAACTTCTGGCCAAAAAATGCCAACACTGGAGGAGTATGgaacaaatttgacaaaatTGGCGGAAGAG GGAAAATTGGACCCCGTTGTTGGAAGACAGCCGCAAATTGAACGGGTCACTCAAATCTTGGGTCGGCGGACTAAGAACAACCCTTGTCTTATTGGTGAACCAGGTGTTGGCAAAACAGCTATTGCTGAGGGTTTGGCACAAAGAATTGCAAATGGTGATGTCCCTGAAACAATTGAGGGGAAGAAG GTGATAACTCTTGATATGGGATTGCTTGTTGCTGGGACAAAATACCGTGGAGAGTTTGAGGAAAGGCTAAAAAAGCTGATGGAGGAAATTAAGCAGAGTGATGAAATAATACTATTTATCGATGAAGTGCACACATTGATTGGAGCTGGAGCAGCAGAGGGGGCCATCGATGCTGCAAACATCTTGAAACCTGCCCTAGCTCGAGGTGAACTACAG TGTATCGGAGCTACTACACTGGATGAATACAGAAAGCATATTGAGAAAGATCCTGCACTAGAGAGGAGATTCCAACCAGTTAAGGTCCCTGAACCTACTGTTGATGAAACTATACAGATTCTGAAAGGGCTTCGTGAGAGGTATGAAATTCATCACAAACTTCGTTACACTGACGAAGCCTTAGTGGCTGCTGCTCAGCTCTCATACCAGTACATCAG TGACCGATTTCTGCCTGACAAAGCAATTGATTTGATTGATGAAGCTGGTTCTCGTGTTCGACTTCGCCATGCTCAG CTCCCCGAGGAAGCAAAAGAGCTCGAGAAAGAACTTCGTCAGATAACAAAGGAGAAGAATGAAGCTGTTCGTGGTCAAGATTTCGAAAAG GCTGGGGAATTACGTGATAGAGAAATGGATCTGAAGGCACAGATCACAGCCCTCATAGACAAAAACAAAGAGGTGAGCAAGGCTGAAAGTGAGGCTGCAGATACAGGTCCACTTGTGACAGAAGCAGATATTCAGCACATCGTCTCTTCTTGGACTGGTATCCCTGTTGAGAAGGTCTCCACTGACGAATCTGACCGTCTCCTAAAAATGGAAGAAACACTTCACACACGAATCATTGGCCAGGATGAAGCTGTCAAAGCCATTAGTCGCGCTATTCGACGTGCACGAGTTGGGCTCAAGAATCCCAACAGACCTATTGCTAGTTTCATCTTTTCCGGTCCCACTGGTGTTGGGAAATCAGAACTGGCAAAGGCACTGGCTGCATATTACTTTGGTTCTGAAGAAGCAATGATCCGGCTTGATATGAGTGAGTTCATGGAAAGACACACTGTCTCTAAACTCATTGGATCCCCCCCTGGTTATGTTGGTTACACAGAGGGTGGTCAATTGACTGAAGCTGTTAGGCGTCGACCTTATACAGTTGTGctctttgatgagattgagaagGCTCATCCTGATGTCTTCAACATGATGCTTCAAATTCTTGAAGATGGAAGATTGACAGACAGCAAGGGTAGAACTGTAGATTTCAAGAACACACTTCTCATCATGACATCAAATGTTGGAAGTAGTGTAATTGAGAAAGGTGGCCGTCGTATAGGTTTTGATCTCGACCTTGATGAGAAGGATAGCAGTTACAATCGCATCAAGAGCTTAGTGACAGAAGAATTGAAGCAGTACTTCAGGCCAGAGTTTTTGAACAGATTGGATGAGATGATTGTATTCCGTCAGCTCACTAAGTTAGAGGTTAAGGAGATAGCTGATATCATGCTTAAGGAGGTCTTTGAGAGGTTGAAAGTTAAGGAGATAGAACTTCAAGTGACAGAGAGGTTTAGAGACAGGGTGGTTGACGAGGGATACAACCCTAGCTATGGAGCACGACCTCTGAGAAGAGCTATTATGAGACTTTTAGAGGACAGCATGGCTGAGAAAATGCTTGCAAATGAGATTAAAGAAGGTGATTCAGTTATCGTGGACGTTGATTCAGATGGCAATGTGACTGTCCTCAATGGAAGTAGTGGTACTCCCTCGGATCCGGCTCCTGAGCCTATCCCCGTTTAG
- the ARF2B gene encoding auxin response factor 2B — MATSENCRNAAGAGKVDAEKALYTELWRACAGPLVTVPCEGELVFYFPQGHIEQVEASTNQASDQQMPVYNLPSKILCRVINVLLKAEPDTDEVYAQVTLLPEPNQDENVVSKEPMPSPPPRFHVHSFCKTLTASDTSTHGGFSVLRRHADECLPPLDMSRQPPTQELVAKDLHANEWRFRHIFRGQPRRHLLQSGWSVFVSSKRLVAGDAFIFLRGENGELRVGVRRAMRQQGNAPSSVISSHSMHLGVLATAWHAIQTKTLFTVYYKPRTSPADFIVPYDQYMESLKNNYSIGMRFKMRFEGEEAPEQRFTGTIVGIENADLKRWPESKWRCLKVRWDETSAIPRPDRVSPWKVEPALSPPALNPLPIPRQKRPRSNVLPSSPDSSVLTREGSSKVVVDTSQASGFSRVLQGQEISTLRGNFVENNESDSSEKPPIWQPLLDDEKADVHSASRKCISDKRLPLGRPESSFTDLLSGFGGQSSSSHGFHSPTGGQTAPASWVKRQALDKETDFSLLAKQWSLVSSGLSLNLMESGLKGADTLYQMRGTSRLNCFNEYPTFPGHRPDNQQGNWLMPPSVLPYIQMSAHSGEIMPKPMASPQPEAMKPKEGNCKLFGIPLVSKCATIDPVMLRKNSPIHSTSNMHFGIHPHQFPIIESDQRSEQSKGSKLPDDGFIVHDQEEQFQTSHPGTRDREGKGLVHSTRSCTKVHKQGTALGRSVDLAKFNNYEELIAELDHIFDFNGELKARNKNWLVVYTDDEGDMMLVGDDPWEFCGMVRKIFIYTKDEVQRMNPGTLNSKGEDNSSVAEGSDAKEVKNLQLHIDSSPEDS; from the exons ATGGCTACTTCTGAGAATTGCCGGAACGCTGCCGGCGCCGGAAAAG TTGATGCTGAGAAAGCGTTGTACACGGAGCTATGGCGAGCATGTGCAGGTCCGCTTGTGACAGTGCCATGTGAAGGCGAGCTGGTGTTCTATTTCCCACAAGGTCATATTGAACAG GTTGAAGCATCAACAAACCAAGCTTCAGACCAGCAGATGCCAGTATATAATCTTCCTTCTAAGATCCTCTGTCGTGTGATTAACGTCCTGCTGAAG GCTGAACCCGATACAGATGAGGTGTATGCACAAGTGACTTTGTTGCCAGAACCAAAT CAAGATGAGAATGTGGTATCAAAGGAACCGATGCCCTCTCCGCCACCACGATTCCATGTGCACTCTTTTTGTAAGACATTAACAGCCTCTGATACCAGCACTCATGGAGGATTTTCTGTCTTGAGACGGCATGCTGATGAATGCCTCCCGCCTCTG GATATGTCTCGGCAGCCTCCAACACAGGAGTTGGTGGCCAAAGATTTGCATGCAAATGAGTGGCGCTTCAGGCACATATTCCGGG GCCAGCCTAGGAGGCACCTTCTTCAGAGTGGTTGGAGTGTCTTTGTTAGTTCGAAAAGGCTTGTTGCAGGGGATGCATTCATATTTCTTAG AGGTGAGAATGGGGAGCTTCGTGTTGGAGTCCGACGTGCCATGAGACAGCAGGGTAATGCTCCATCATCAGTGATATCCAGTCATAGCATGCATCTTGGTGTCCTTGCTACAGCTTGGCATGCTATTCAGACGAAAACACTGTTCACAGTATATTATAAACCAAG GACGAGCCCTGCTGACTTTATAGTTCCATATGATCAGTATATGGAGTCTCTGAAAAACAATTACTCCATCGGGATGAGGTTTAAAATGAGGTTTGAAGGTGAAGAAGCTCCAGAACAGAG GTTTACTGGAACTATAGTTGGCATTGAAAATGCTGACCTCAAAAGGTGGCCTGAGTCAAAATGGAGATGCCTGAAG GTTCGATGGGATGAAACTTCTGCTATTCCTAGGCCAGACCGAGTTTCACCCTGGAAAGTAGAGCCAGCTCTTAGCCCTCCTGCACTTAATCCACTTCCAATACCAAGGCAGAAAAGGCCGCGATCAAATGTTCTGCCCTCGTCTCCTGATTCTTCTGTACTTACTAGGGAAG GTTCATCCAAAGTAGTTGTAGACACTTCACAAGCCAGTGGGTTTTCAAGAGTTTTGCAAGGTCAAGAAATATCAACCTTGAGAGGCAATTTTGTAGAAAATAACGAGTCGGACTCTTCTGAGAAGCCACCTATATGGCAACCATTACTGGATGACGAGAAGGCTGATGTTCATTCTGCGTCAAGGAAATGTATATCAGATAAACGGCTTCCTTTAGGGAGGCCTGAATCATCTTTTACAGATCTTTTATCAGGTTTTGGGGGGCAATCTAGTTCATCTCATGGATTCCATTCACCCACTGGGGGCCAAACAGCACCTGCTAGCTGGGTTAAGCGACAAGCTCTGGATAAGGAAACTGATTTCAGCTTACTGGCAAAACAATGGTCTCTAGTGTCTTCTGGTCTCTCACTTAATCTGATGGAATCAGGATTGAAGGGTGCAGATACTCTGTATCAAATGCGGGGAACATCTCGACTCAATTGTTTTAACGAGTATCCAACCTTCCCTGGTCATAGACCTGACAATCAGCAGGGAAATTGGTTAATGCCCCCGTCCGTGCTGCCTTATATTCAGATGTCCGCTCATTCTGGAGAAATTATGCCTAAACCCATGGCTTCACCACAGCCCGAAGCCATGAAACCCAAAGAAGGGAACTGCAAACTATTTGGCATTCCCCTTGTAAGTAAATGTGCCACCATAGATCCTGTCATGTTGCGGAAAAATTCCCCGATTCACTCAACAAGTAACATGCACTTTGGTATACATCCACATCAATTCCCTATAATTGAATCTGATCAAAGGTCTGAGCAATCAAAGGGATCAAAGCTACCAGATGATGGCTTCATAGTTCATGATCAGGAAGAACAATTCCAAACCTCTCATCCTGGTACTCGAGATAGAGAGGGCAAAGGCCTTGTTCATTCAACAAGGAGTTGCACCAAG GTTCATAAACAGGGTACAGCCCTTGGAAGGTCTGTTGATCTTGCAAAGTTCAACAACTATGAAGAATTGATAGCTGAACTGGATCACATTTTTGATTTTAATGGTGAGCTCAAGGCTCGTAACAAGAACTGGCTGGTTGTATATACTGATGATGAGGGTGACATGATGCTTGTTGGAGATGATCCATG GGAATTTTGTGGTATGGTTCGGAAGATTTTTATCTACACGAAAGATGAGGTGCAGCGGATGAACCCTGGGACTCTCAATTCAAAAGGCGAGGACAATTCTTCTGTTGCAGAAGGCTCTGATGCTAAAGAAGTGAAGAATCTACAGCTTCACATTGATTCCAGTCCGGAAGATTCTTAG
- the ARF2B gene encoding auxin response factor 2B isoform 1 (isoform 1 is encoded by transcript variant 1), with protein sequence MATSENCRNAAGAGKVDAEKALYTELWRACAGPLVTVPCEGELVFYFPQGHIEQVEASTNQASDQQMPVYNLPSKILCRVINVLLKAEPDTDEVYAQVTLLPEPNQDENVVSKEPMPSPPPRFHVHSFCKTLTASDTSTHGGFSVLRRHADECLPPLDMSRQPPTQELVAKDLHANEWRFRHIFRGQPRRHLLQSGWSVFVSSKRLVAGDAFIFLRGENGELRVGVRRAMRQQGNAPSSVISSHSMHLGVLATAWHAIQTKTLFTVYYKPRTSPADFIVPYDQYMESLKNNYSIGMRFKMRFEGEEAPEQRFTGTIVGIENADLKRWPESKWRCLKVRWDETSAIPRPDRVSPWKVEPALSPPALNPLPIPRQKRPRSNVLPSSPDSSVLTREGSSKVVVDTSQASGFSRVLQGQEISTLRGNFVENNESDSSEKPPIWQPLLDDEKADVHSASRKCISDKRLPLGRPESSFTDLLSGFGGQSSSSHGFHSPTGGQTAPASWVKRQALDKETDFSLLAKQWSLVSSGLSLNLMESGLKGADTLYQMRGTSRLNCFNEYPTFPGHRPDNQQGNWLMPPSVLPYIQMSAHSGEIMPKPMASPQPEAMKPKEGNCKLFGIPLVSKCATIDPVMLRKNSPIHSTSNMHFGIHPHQFPIIESDQRSEQSKGSKLPDDGFIVHDQEEQFQTSHPGTRDREGKGLVHSTRSCTKVHKQGTALGRSVDLAKFNNYEELIAELDHIFDFNGELKARNKNWLVVYTDDEGDMMLVGDDPWQEFCGMVRKIFIYTKDEVQRMNPGTLNSKGEDNSSVAEGSDAKEVKNLQLHIDSSPEDS encoded by the exons ATGGCTACTTCTGAGAATTGCCGGAACGCTGCCGGCGCCGGAAAAG TTGATGCTGAGAAAGCGTTGTACACGGAGCTATGGCGAGCATGTGCAGGTCCGCTTGTGACAGTGCCATGTGAAGGCGAGCTGGTGTTCTATTTCCCACAAGGTCATATTGAACAG GTTGAAGCATCAACAAACCAAGCTTCAGACCAGCAGATGCCAGTATATAATCTTCCTTCTAAGATCCTCTGTCGTGTGATTAACGTCCTGCTGAAG GCTGAACCCGATACAGATGAGGTGTATGCACAAGTGACTTTGTTGCCAGAACCAAAT CAAGATGAGAATGTGGTATCAAAGGAACCGATGCCCTCTCCGCCACCACGATTCCATGTGCACTCTTTTTGTAAGACATTAACAGCCTCTGATACCAGCACTCATGGAGGATTTTCTGTCTTGAGACGGCATGCTGATGAATGCCTCCCGCCTCTG GATATGTCTCGGCAGCCTCCAACACAGGAGTTGGTGGCCAAAGATTTGCATGCAAATGAGTGGCGCTTCAGGCACATATTCCGGG GCCAGCCTAGGAGGCACCTTCTTCAGAGTGGTTGGAGTGTCTTTGTTAGTTCGAAAAGGCTTGTTGCAGGGGATGCATTCATATTTCTTAG AGGTGAGAATGGGGAGCTTCGTGTTGGAGTCCGACGTGCCATGAGACAGCAGGGTAATGCTCCATCATCAGTGATATCCAGTCATAGCATGCATCTTGGTGTCCTTGCTACAGCTTGGCATGCTATTCAGACGAAAACACTGTTCACAGTATATTATAAACCAAG GACGAGCCCTGCTGACTTTATAGTTCCATATGATCAGTATATGGAGTCTCTGAAAAACAATTACTCCATCGGGATGAGGTTTAAAATGAGGTTTGAAGGTGAAGAAGCTCCAGAACAGAG GTTTACTGGAACTATAGTTGGCATTGAAAATGCTGACCTCAAAAGGTGGCCTGAGTCAAAATGGAGATGCCTGAAG GTTCGATGGGATGAAACTTCTGCTATTCCTAGGCCAGACCGAGTTTCACCCTGGAAAGTAGAGCCAGCTCTTAGCCCTCCTGCACTTAATCCACTTCCAATACCAAGGCAGAAAAGGCCGCGATCAAATGTTCTGCCCTCGTCTCCTGATTCTTCTGTACTTACTAGGGAAG GTTCATCCAAAGTAGTTGTAGACACTTCACAAGCCAGTGGGTTTTCAAGAGTTTTGCAAGGTCAAGAAATATCAACCTTGAGAGGCAATTTTGTAGAAAATAACGAGTCGGACTCTTCTGAGAAGCCACCTATATGGCAACCATTACTGGATGACGAGAAGGCTGATGTTCATTCTGCGTCAAGGAAATGTATATCAGATAAACGGCTTCCTTTAGGGAGGCCTGAATCATCTTTTACAGATCTTTTATCAGGTTTTGGGGGGCAATCTAGTTCATCTCATGGATTCCATTCACCCACTGGGGGCCAAACAGCACCTGCTAGCTGGGTTAAGCGACAAGCTCTGGATAAGGAAACTGATTTCAGCTTACTGGCAAAACAATGGTCTCTAGTGTCTTCTGGTCTCTCACTTAATCTGATGGAATCAGGATTGAAGGGTGCAGATACTCTGTATCAAATGCGGGGAACATCTCGACTCAATTGTTTTAACGAGTATCCAACCTTCCCTGGTCATAGACCTGACAATCAGCAGGGAAATTGGTTAATGCCCCCGTCCGTGCTGCCTTATATTCAGATGTCCGCTCATTCTGGAGAAATTATGCCTAAACCCATGGCTTCACCACAGCCCGAAGCCATGAAACCCAAAGAAGGGAACTGCAAACTATTTGGCATTCCCCTTGTAAGTAAATGTGCCACCATAGATCCTGTCATGTTGCGGAAAAATTCCCCGATTCACTCAACAAGTAACATGCACTTTGGTATACATCCACATCAATTCCCTATAATTGAATCTGATCAAAGGTCTGAGCAATCAAAGGGATCAAAGCTACCAGATGATGGCTTCATAGTTCATGATCAGGAAGAACAATTCCAAACCTCTCATCCTGGTACTCGAGATAGAGAGGGCAAAGGCCTTGTTCATTCAACAAGGAGTTGCACCAAG GTTCATAAACAGGGTACAGCCCTTGGAAGGTCTGTTGATCTTGCAAAGTTCAACAACTATGAAGAATTGATAGCTGAACTGGATCACATTTTTGATTTTAATGGTGAGCTCAAGGCTCGTAACAAGAACTGGCTGGTTGTATATACTGATGATGAGGGTGACATGATGCTTGTTGGAGATGATCCATGGCA GGAATTTTGTGGTATGGTTCGGAAGATTTTTATCTACACGAAAGATGAGGTGCAGCGGATGAACCCTGGGACTCTCAATTCAAAAGGCGAGGACAATTCTTCTGTTGCAGAAGGCTCTGATGCTAAAGAAGTGAAGAATCTACAGCTTCACATTGATTCCAGTCCGGAAGATTCTTAG